In Malus sylvestris chromosome 16, drMalSylv7.2, whole genome shotgun sequence, the following are encoded in one genomic region:
- the LOC126606442 gene encoding uncharacterized protein LOC126606442, which yields MPKIMAVTHADLSPSRPTTGLGSKTGAVIMVLTILSGLFCFILCLIAEATRSKVTWLSSDEGENECEYSGSGKTPLLCAASAFLGLAVIMVVEHGYMLFAISNSPPSALAFWEPHYSGPAKSLKWQAAFFFVSTWVCFAVGEILLLIGLSVESGHLRKWSRPRPICLVLREGVLSAAGVFALTTVFLAAGLYLTASRAQRISQRQETLRREMIEASILYASPPRSPPLTTIPRENPLFRENHIEQPPLIVNPTAPSKQLNL from the exons ATGCCAAAGATAATGGCAGTCACACATGCAGACCTTTCACCAAGTCGTCCAACCACCGGTTTAGGTAGCAAAACAGGCGCTGTCATCATGGTCTTAACCATTCTCAGCGGCCTCTTCTGCTTCATCTTATGTCTAATTGCTGAAGCTACCCGTTCCAAG GTAACATGGTTGAGTAGTGATGAAGGGGAAAATGAATGTGAATACAGCGGCAGCGGGAAAACGCCGCTGCTATGTGCAGCCAGTGCATTTCTGGGGCTGGCTGTTATCATGGTGGTGGAACATGGATACATGTTGTTTGCAATTAGTAACTCACCTCCATCAGCCTTGGCTTTTTGGGAGCCTCATTATTCTGGTCCTGCAAAGAGCTTGAAATGGCAAGCtgcctttttctttgtttcaacTTG ggtttgttttgctGTTGGCGAGATCTTGTTATTGATTGGACTAAGCGTTGAGTCAGGGCACTTGAGAAAATGGTCAAGGCCAAGACCCATTTGCCTTGTCCTCAGAGAAGGTGTGTTATCTGCTGCTGGGGTGTTTGCTTTGACAACAGTTTTCCTTGCTGCTGGGTTATACTTGACTGCATCGAGAGCACAAAGAATCTCCCAACGCCAAGAAACTTTGAGGAGAGAAATGATTGAAGCCTCCATACTCTATGCCTCTCCGCCAAGGTCACCTCCTCTCACAACCATTCCTAGGGAGAACCCTTTGTTTAGAGAAAATCACATTGAGCAACCACCGTTGATTGTGAATCCGACGGCTCCTAGCAAACAATTAAATTTGTAA